Genomic window (Pristiophorus japonicus isolate sPriJap1 chromosome 9, sPriJap1.hap1, whole genome shotgun sequence):
aaaggaacgtgacttgaaacgttaactctgtttttctccacagatgccacctgagcatttccattattttctgttttatttcaggttaccagtgagtgtagaactgaacccagccagacttggTAGTGAAAACTGGGAGCAGACGATAAACTGTCTTGAGACATGCGATGTGTTTGGATTCCAGGACAGGGAGGAGCGACAGTGTgtcggatggggatttacagcacagggaggtgggacagtgtgtaggatggggatttacagcacagggaggtgggacagtgtgtaggatggggatttacagcacagggaggagggacagtgtgtaggatggggatttacagcacagggaggagggacagtgtgtaggatggggatttacagcacagggaggtgggacagtgtgtaggatggggatttacagcacagggaggagagacagtgtgtaggatggggatttacagcacagGGAGGTGGGAAGTGTATAGGATGGGGATTTAcacacagggaggagggagagtgtgtaggATGGGAATTTACAGCACGGGGAGGTGGGACGTGTgtaggatggggatttacagcacgGAGGTGGGAGAGTGTgtaggatggggatttacagcacagGGAGGAGAGACAGTGTGTAGGATGGGGATTTACACACAGGgaggtgtgagagtgtgtatgatggggatttacagcacagGGAGGTGGAACAGTGTGTAGGATGGGGATTTACACACAGGGAGGTGGGAGAGTGTgtaggatggggatttacagcacagGGAGGAGAGACAGTGTGTAGGATAGGGATttacagcacagggaggagggagagtgtgtaggatggggatttacagcacagGGAGGAGAGACAGTGTGTAGGATGGGGATGTACAGCTTTGGATGAACATAGAGGAAGgcttgttccatagaaactagaattgtctgttctgtacttagtgatgagttctgtaatctccttttacaggtattagaaagggaggatttgcagacgggatacTCAAACTAAACattacatcaagatctgacagagtcgctCAATTCCTCAGGatctgaatatcatcagcctttgaatgtggaaagcAAAatctttgtctgttctgtctgggaaaagatttcaaacatcagtgtgactggagaagcaccgagacacacacacacaccgaggggaagtgttccagtgcactgcctgtggaaagagctttaaccagttgcacagcctgaaaaaacatcgcaccattcacagcggggagaaaccgtacacgtgttctgtgtgcagACGAGgcgtcaactgatcatccaacctgcagagacacaaggacacgcgcaccatggagaaaccgtggaaatgtggcgactgtgggaagggattcaattctcCATCTgacctggaaattcatcgacgcagtcacagtggggagaggccgttcgcctgctccatgtgtgggaagggcttcactcagtcatcccatctgctgacacaccagcgagttcacactggggagagaccatttacctgctccatatgtgggaagggcttcactcagtcatccaacctgctgacacaccagcgagttcacactggggagaggctgttcacctgctccatgtgtgggaagggatttacttgttcatcccacctgctgagacaccagcgagttcacactggggacagaccattcacctgctctcagtgtgggaagggattcactcagtcatccagcctgctgacacaccagcgagttcacactggggacagaccgttcacctgctcggggtgtgggaagggattcactcggtcatccgacctgctaaaacaccagggagttcacactggggagagaccgttcacctgctcgaggtgtgggaagggatttactcggttacccaacctgctgagacaccagcgagttcacaagtgactgcaggggttggattctgctgttattgctgctgttattcacatcctgctgaatcgtgttcattctgttggTTGGCATttctttctgctgatgttaataacccttcaactaggctagagtttaatattttgatatttcaaataacagtatgttgatatttgatgtctccaatataaaggagattaattgatgtcctgttactgactgctccatttttgatcgggacggaggtgcggtgagagatcggggcccaggagggccgtgatcagggcccaggggcagcacggaccaactCACACTGCGATCTACggacagtaggagcatgtgtgcgcactcggtccgtgcagcagagcttggtctccagtcgtcttggttaacctttgtcactggatcaagacctagctctaagATTTATtagatctgtcagatttattatatCTGTCAGAAGAGACTTATATCTGTGACCACAACAAACCACGCCAGGTACAGGTATTTTGTAAATAAccacaacagattttattaagtattttgcttccagtacaaagaaataatacttaaTAAGGCGATAGTCGACAGTCTTTGAAACCTCAAAGGTAGCCCACTGAGTGACcacggcgcttgtctcttgctgcgTTCTGTTGACCATAGTCCTCCTTCAGTTTCTTTCTGTGTTGGCGCTGCCCCAAAAGTCCaatagctgttactttataccttttcctcccatacaaatgctgtgagagtctgcagctgtctcaggcttacaataaatcattctaagtctgtgcctctgaccttctatgttatctctcgttcttctctgagaacttttacaaagactgtgtcacagaattcattactgagcttggctttacaaaatggtACATGCTGAATACTTTTATTGATTATTATTTAGCCTTGGCCATTCTAGTTCTAAATGAAGCTGTTTCAGCAAATTACAAAACAATGGTTAAcatggatgttatgtatgtaacaccttgtaaccagcattctaccaccaccagaaggCGCATCtgttgggatcccagcatccctttggaacactgcatataagcaggcctcccatgctgtgccagtacactggagtcagaataaagagactaaggtcacatttactcaagtctacagtacttagtcacattgctttatttgagacataataatAATAATGGCTTAAtctaccatgatgctttgcttagAAATGGTTAACATAAGCTTACACACATTTTACTTACTTTTATCATATAAcagttaaacaaaagcattattaaaacactatcCCAACATGCAGATAAGTTTTATCATACAATCCCCAGCTTGCGGCCGAGGTATTCTTTCTGACGCCTCACTTTGTCATGATATTGGctagccctcttaatctggatCAGCAGTATatccagatcaattcactacctccgATATCCATACGTCTTATGACACTAACTTCTTCCTTTCTGAATTATGGTATGAATGGAAGATGAGAACGGgttagagagtaggggtgaaagaggatttggggtgagggggttggagagtaggggtgaaagaggagttggagtGAGAGGGTTGGAGAgcaggagtgagtgagggaggttgGAGAGTGACGGAGAAGGGGAGGTTGGGGTGAGGGAGGCAGGAAAGTAGGTCTGAAGGAGAAGTGGCATGAGGAAATTGAAGCGTcgagtgaaagaggagttggggtaagtggggttggagagttggggtgagggtGAATGGAGAggagttgtaatggaggaaatgcagcagccaatttgcgcacagcaagatcccacaaatagccatgtaatgatgacaagataatctgttctcAGTGATGTTAGGTGAGGGATACATGTTGTCCTGGACACCCGCgagaactccgcctgttcttcctcagaatcgtgaccgtgggatcttttacacccaactTAAAGGCTAGACGGGGCATCGGTTcaatgtctcctctgaaagacggcacctctgacagtgcagcgctccctctgtactggcacctggagtctcagtctagattatgtgctctggTCTCTGGATTGGGAACTGAACCCTCGATCCCCTGACTcagggccgagagtgctaccactgagccaaggctgacatggtctgttccctgttcccatgacactagaccgtgcctgtgttattacactaaccccacccattcatactgcagtgggccttcactctgttattagacattcggcaaagcatttactacaacaacaaaacaaccagaacttacattaatatagtgcctttaacgcagtgaaacatctCACTGCGCTTAACAAGATCGAtattaataaaaaaaacatttttgagaCAGAGCcatagagaaagatatcaggacagattcccaaaaggttgatcgaagaggtagtttttaagaagaaccttgaaagaggaggtggaggttcagggggaattccaaaacttagagcctcggcagctgaaggcatggctgccaatggtggagcgattaaaatcggggatgaccAAGAGGACAGATTTGGAAGAGCACagggatcttggagggttgtggggctggaggagattacagagatagggaggggcgagggcctggAAAGTTTTGATaccaaggattagaattttaaaatcgaggcgttgcttaaccgtgggccaatgtaggtcagtgagcacagggatgatgggtgaatgagatTATAGCAAtcttcataggcagttcctcgtatcgaggatgacttgcttccacaccaaaaagggatgagttcacaggtgtttcaatgacagagctagatcttagtccagtggcaaggattaactgacgatgggagaccagctctgctgcatggaactaGGGCACGGACTCTGCTGCACACATAttgcagagtgggctggcccgtgtagCCCCTGGGTCCTGGTCACACGTCgttccacgatcactcgccactcctgctgtacctgcccacgctccaatcagtgatctggattatggtgacattctatccagtcgccctcttcacagccgtcgctctccagcacgcaaTACCTTGAAGTATGAATGCCGGGTCGGGCCacatgctgctcctttgaaggccccgacctactGATGGTCTTTGCAGGTCGGGGCTACCACGCCGAATGCAATATGCCCTGACTTGCATGCATTATTagatgagacccaatctttgtttgagTGCACTAGATACTGGCTGTGTGACTATCACACTAGATCTCGCattgtgttcagtgtaacactagaGTCTGCCTCTTTTATTATTGGAaccaacactgtctttgttactctcacagtgggccatgcatttgctgctaTTACTCTGGACCAGTCTCCAATCTTATTGTATGAGACCCTGTCTCTTGGATTGTTACACTGGACCCGGCCTCTGCTGTTAttagaaaataacctgccccttttattccatttcGAGTGCATGCCTCCAATATTATAACTCTAGATCTTGTCTCTGTTGTATCCaatagagtatgtttctggtattgttaaagtggaCCCAGCTTCTGTTAGTGTTACATGATCACCTctttcagttattattgcaaaaaaACTTTCAATTATTGAAGATTTGTTTCTAGTGTAAAACTGGgccctgtctcagatattactgCACTCAACCctgtctatattacactagaccc
Coding sequences:
- the LOC139273517 gene encoding zinc finger protein 239-like isoform X2, which codes for MEKPWKCGDCGKGFNSPSDLEIHRRSHSGERPFACSMCGKGFTQSSHLLTHQRVHTGERPFTCSICGKGFTQSSNLLTHQRVHTGERLFTCSMCGKGFTCSSHLLRHQRVHTGDRPFTCSQCGKGFTQSSSLLTHQRVHTGDRPFTCSGCGKGFTRSSDLLKHQGVHTGERPFTCSRCGKGFTRLPNLLRHQRVHK
- the LOC139273517 gene encoding zinc finger protein 239-like isoform X1, with protein sequence MEKPWKCGDCGKGFNSPSDLEIHRRSHSGERPFACSMCGKGFTQSSHLLTHQRVHTGERPFTCSICGKGFTQSSNLLTHQRVHTGERLFTCSMCGKGFTCSSHLLRHQRVHTGDRPFTCSQCGKGFTQSSSLLTHQRVHTGDRPFTCSGCGKGFTRSSDLLKHQGVHTGERPFTCSRSTAWILSSSATNLLNSRSRLQGPYDLIFLIFLQLAFSGM